Proteins from a single region of Corylus avellana chromosome ca11, CavTom2PMs-1.0:
- the LOC132166600 gene encoding cytochrome P450 CYP72A616-like, producing the protein MLYFLAFSSSFLLLYGVVRVSYTIWWKPKLQERRIKSQGIRGTPYRLLIGDMKEFVRAIQEAWSKPISLTHQIVPRVDPFTINIVQKYGNISMFWAGTTPRLVIKDPETMKEILLNKLGHFQKPPLNPLILILTKGLTTLEGEQWGKRRRIINPAFNLEKLKGMIPAFTTSCRKMVERWQKMANPQGPCEVDIWPELQKFTADVISRAAFGSNYEEGKLMFELQKELITLVLESMQTIYIPGFRFVPTKKNLRRRALDKEIKSMLRNLIQRKVNSMRIGESRVDDLLGLLLQYNNQSSAPGNASGTEDNGLSIEEIIEECKQFYLAGQETTSSWLAWTMIVLAMHPDWQEKAREEVLLICAKKEPNFEAVGHLKIVTMILYEVLRLYPPVIAQYQHTHKETKIGDISLPAGVDLVLPTLLIHHDYELWGDEAEEFKPERFSEGVSKASKDQLAFFPFGWGPRTCIGQNFAMIEAKIALAMILQNFSFDLSPSYTHAPYTVMTLQPQHGAQITLHQL; encoded by the exons ATGTTATACTTTCTAGCTTTCTCTTCATCTTTTCTACTCCTCTATGGTGTTGTGAGAGTTTCCTACACAATTTGGTGGAAGCCCAAACTGCAAGAGAGACGCATAAAAAGCCAAGGAATAAGAGGCACTCCTTACAGGCTGCTGATTGGGGACATGAAAGAGTTTGTGAGGGCTATACAAGAAGCATGGTCCAAACCCATTAGCTTAACCCACCAGATCGTTCCACGAGTGGACCCATTCACCATAAATATTGTGCAAAAATATG GGAATATATCAATGTTTTGGGCTGGGACAACACCAAGGCTGGTTATCAAGGATCCAGAGACGATGAAAGAAATCTTGTTAAACAAGCTAGGTCACTTCCAAAAGCCACCATTAAACCCTCTTATTCTTATTCTGACAAAGGGACTGACAACTTTAGAGGGTGAACAATGGGGCAAACGCAGAAGGATAATCAACCCGGCTTTCAACTTGGAGAAATTGAAG GGGATGATACCAGCATTCACAACTAGCTGTAGAAAGATGGTTGAACGATGGCAGAAGATGGCTAATCCTCAAGGACCTTGCGAAGTTGATATTTGgcctgaacttcaaaaatttactGCAGATGTTATATCTAGAGCAGCATTTGGAAGCAACTATGAAGAAGGGAAACTTATGTTTGAGCTACAAAAAGAGCTGATCACACTAGTTCTTGAATCCATGCAGACAATATATATTCCTGGGTTTAG ATTTGTGCCAACTAAGAAGAACCTTAGGAGAAGGGCACTAGACAAAGAGATCAAATCAATGCTGAGGAACTTGATTCAAAGGAAAGTTAATTCCATGAGAATTGGAGAATCCAGGGTTGATGACTTACTAGGCCTGCTCTTGCAATATAATAATCAAAGCAGTGCACCAGGAAATGCAAGTGGCACAGAAGATAATGGCTTGTCAATTGAAGAGATCATAGAGGAATGCAAACAGTTCTACCTTGCTGGCCAAGAGACAACTTCAAGCTGGTTGGCATGGACCATGATAGTCTTAGCTATGCACCCAGACTGGCAAGAAAAGGCAAGGGAAGAAGTCTTACTAATCTGTGCAAAGAAGGAACCCAATTTTGAAGCTGTAGGGCACCTCAAGATT GTCACCATGATACTTTATGAAGTCCTGAGGTTATACCCACCAGTGATCGCTCAATATCAGCATACTCACAAGGAAACCAAGATAGGAGATATCTCCCTTCCAGCTGGTGTCGATCTTGTACTACCTACACTGCTCATCCATCATGATTATGAACTTTGGGGTGATGAAGCAGAAGAATTCAAACCAGAGAGATTCTCTGAAGGAGTTTCAAAGGCTTCAAAGGATCAGTTAGCATTCTTTCCTTTTGGGTGGGGACCAAGGACCTGTATTGGCCAAAATTTTGCCATGATAGAAGCTAAGATTGCTTTGGCAATGATTCTCCAAAATTTCTCATTCGACCTCTCTCCTTCCTACACTCATGCCCCTTACACTGTTATGACACTCCAACCACAACATGGAGCTCAAATCACATTACACCAGCTTTAG
- the LOC132166249 gene encoding cytochrome P450 CYP72A616-like, producing the protein MLYFLAFSSSFLLLYGVVRVSYTIWWKPKLQERRIKSQGIRGTPYKLLIGDMKEFVRAIQEAWSKPISLTHQIIPRVNPFTTKIVQKYGNISMFWIGTTPKLVIKDPKTMKEILSNKLGHFQKPPLNPLILILTKGTATLEGEQWDKRRRIINPAFNLEKLKGMIPAFTTSCSKMVERWQKMANPQGPCEVDIWPELQKLTADVISRAAFGSNYEEGKHMFELQKELITLVLESMQTTYIPGFRFMPTKKNLRRRALDKEIKSMLRNLIQRKVNSMRIGESRVDDLLGLLLQYNNQSSAPGNASGTEDNGLSIEEIIEECKQFYLAGQETTSSWLVWTMIVLAMHPDWQEKAREEVLLICAKKEPNFEAVGHLKIVTMILYEVLRLYPPVIAQYQHTHKETKIGDISLPAGVDLVLPTLLIHHDHELWGDDAEEFKPERFSEGVSKASKDQLAFFPFGWGPRTCIGQNFAMIEAKIALAMILQNFSFDLSPSYTHAPYSVLTLRPQHGAQITLHQL; encoded by the exons ATGTTATACTTTCTAGCTTTCTCTTCATCTTTTCTACTCCTCTATGGTGTTGTGAGAGTTTCCTACACAATTTGGTGGAAGCCCAAACTGCAAGAGAGACGCATAAAAAGCCAAGGAATAAGAGGCACTCCTTACAAGCTGCTGATCGGGGACATGAAAGAGTTTGTGAGGGCGATACAAGAAGCATGGTCCAAACCCATTAGCTTAACTCACCAGATCATTCCACGAGTGAACCCATTCACCACAAAAATTGTGCAGAAATATG GGAATATATCAATGTTTTGGATTGGGACAACACCAAAGCTGGTTATCAAGGATCCAAAGACGATGAAAGAAATCTTGTCAAACAAGCTAGGTCACTTCCAAAAGCCACCATTGAACCCTCTTATTCTTATTTTGACAAAGGGAACGGCAACTTTAGAGGGTGAACAATGGGACAAACGCAGAAGGATAATCAACCCCGCTTTCAACCTGGAGAAATTGAAG GGGATGATACCAGCATTCACAACTAGCTGTAGCAAGATGGTTGAACGATGGCAGAAGATGGCTAATCCTCAAGGACCTTGCGAAGTTGATATTTGgcctgaacttcaaaaacttACTGCAGATGTTATTTCTCGAGCAGCATTTGGAAGCAATTATGAAGAAGGGAAGCATATGTTTGAGCTTCAAAAAGAGCTGATCACACTAGTCCTTGAATCCATGCAGACCACATATATTCCTGGGTTTAG atttatgccaACTAAGAAGAACCTTAGGAGAAGGGCACTAGACAAAGAGATCAAATCAATGCTGAGGAACTTGATTCAAAGGAAAGTGAATTCCATGAGAATTGGAGAATCCAGGGTTGATGACTTACTAGGCCTGCTCTTGCAATATAATAATCAAAGCAGTGCACCAGGAAATGCAAGTGGCACAGAAGATAATGGCTTGTCAATTGAAGAGATCATAGAGGAATGCAAACAGTTCTACCTTGCTGGCCAAGAGACAACTTCAAGCTGGTTGGTATGGACTATGATAGTCTTAGCTATGCACCCAGACTGGCAAGAAAAGGCAAGGGAAGAAGTCTTACTAATCTGTGCAAAGAAGGAACCCAATTTTGAAGCTGTAGGGCACCTCAAGATT GTCACCATGATACTTTATGAAGTCCTGAGGTTATACCCACCAGTGATCGCTCAATATCAGCATACTCACAAGGAAACCAAGATAGGAGATATCTCCCTTCCAGCTGGTGTCGATCTTGTACTACCTACACTGCTCATCCATCATGATCATGAACTTTGGGGTGATGATGCAGAAGAATTCAAACCAGAGAGATTCTCTGAAGGAGTTTCAAAGGCTTCAAAGGATCAGTTAGCATTCTTTCCTTTTGGGTGGGGACCAAGGACCTGTATTGGCCAAAATTTTGCCATGATAGAAGCTAAGATTGCTTTGGCAATGATTCTCCAAAATTTCTCATTCGACCTCTCTCCTTCCTACACTCATGCCCCTTATTCTGTTTTGACACTCCGACCACAACATGGAGCTCAAATCACATTACACCAGCTTTAG
- the LOC132166221 gene encoding uncharacterized protein LOC132166221, protein MKRTRGPVGNNVGLGFVRHNYSDTSLAALKSSLYLYYSLLCFSEKRHNLRTDYHSIPMEAEKSNKTAAPRKMRFAPKAPPRRVPKTEVKTEVVEDADANAKQARELLRRFNEGTIRAKPKVEKKVAPTQVAFGIGGASPSIRSYGPKAGSSNNSNQGSAFKSGAFDSGLREKEYIEPWDYYSYYPVTLPVRRPYSGNPELLNEEEFRENSETTTYDENAANPAVELGLMEENQEASMLLLQFPPTIPTVKRSATADGPEVTDSSRPPGVSHTVKKTCALDEIPAGFMGKMLVYKSGAIKLKLGDTLYDVSPGMDCMFGQDVVAINTEEKHCCVVGELNKHATVSPDVDSILNSLSDL, encoded by the exons ATGAAACGCACGCGGGGACCCGTTGGTAACAATGTGGGTTTAGGTTTCGTAAGACATAACTATTCGGACACAAGTTTGGCCGCTTTGAAGTCCTCTCTGTATCTCTACTATTCGCTGCTCTGCTTCTCAGAAAAAAGACACAATCTCCGTACCG ATTACCATTCAATTCCAATGGAGGCAGAAAAGTCCAATAAAACTGCTGCCCCCAGGAAG ATGAGATTCGCTCCCAAAGCTCCTCCTCGTAGAGTGCCAAAGACTGAAGTCAAAAC TGAAGTGGTCGAGGATGCTGATGCTAATGCTAAACAGGCTAGGGAACTACTACGGCGTTTCAAT GAAGGTACTATTAGGGCAAAGCCTAAGGTTGAAAAGAAAG TGGCACCAACTCAAGTTGCATTTGGTATTGGAGGTGCATCTCCTTCCATAAGATCATATGGTCCTAAGGCTGGGAGTAGTAATAACAGCAATCAAGGATCAGCCTTTAAGA GTGGTGCTTTTGACTCTGgcttgagagagaaagaatatATAGAACCGTGG GACTACTACAGTTATTATCCTGTAACTCTTCCTGTGAGGAGGCCATATTCAGGAAATCCAG AACTTCTTAATGAGGAGGAATTTAGGGAGAATTCAGAAACCACAACTTATGATGAAAATGCAGCTAATCCAGCAGTAGAGCTTGGTCTAATG GAGGAGAATCAGGAAGCGAGTATGCTCCTTCTTCAGTTTCCACCAACTATTCCTACAGTAAAGCGATCGGCTACTGCAGATGGCCCAGAGGTAACTGACAGCTCGAGGCCTCCTGGGGTTTCACATACTGTCAAGAAGACCTGTGCTTTGGATGAGATACCAGCGGGTTTCATGGGAAAAATGCTAGTCTACAAGAGTGGTGCTATTAAGCTGAAGCTTGGTGATACCCTTTATGAT GTTTCCCCAGGTATGGATTGTATGTTTGGTCAGGATGTTGTAGCTATAAATACTGAAGAGAAGCATTGTTGCGTAGTTGGGGAGCTCAATAAGCATGCCACTGTAAGCCCAGATGTCGACTCCATTTTGAATAGTTTGTCTGATTTATGA
- the LOC132166682 gene encoding mediator of RNA polymerase II transcription subunit 20a-like isoform X2: MASKKAAGEPPSPSTNPTPESMVAEFPRDFLGILLPEQPNKYYFIIRGQRIVLEADSSIQTLMEKLQSYKTRVALHFDGFQYQLGDFQLRVGKVVPTHSENLRGIVMEVEYVPISSVEKARQIMEEFLDIWQEAVSKRSLPGHFMHMEPNFAEYGLTDHYTSQHTAVQYATVMAQLIATVQAVQSVRN, from the exons ATGGCGTCAAAGAAGGCCGCTGGAGAGCCACCCTCACCTTCTACAAACCCCACACCCGAG TCAATGGTGGCCGAGTTCCCGCGCGATTTTCTAGGGATTTTGCTACCGGAGCAGCCGAACAAGTACTACTTCATAATCCGAGGGCAGCGCATTGTGCTTGAGGCGGACTCGTCGATTCAGACTCTCATGGAGAAGCTTCAGTCTTACAAGACCCGTGTCGCGCTTCATTTCGAT GGCTTTCAGTACCAACTGGGTGACTTTCAGCTGAGAGTGGGAAAAGTTGTTCCTACTCACTCCGAGAATTTGAGAGGGATAGTAATGGAG GTAGAGTATGTTCCAATTTCCTCTGTGGAGAAAGCGAGGCAAATCATGGAAGAGTTCCTGGATATATGGCAAGAAGCTGTATCAAAAAGATCATTACCAGGACATTTTATGCATATGGAACCAAATTTTGCAGAGTATGGCCTCACAGACCACTATACTTCCCAACACACTGCTGTTCAATATGCTACGGTAATGGCTCAACTCATTGCAACAGTGCAAGCAGTGCAATCAGTGAGAAATTAG
- the LOC132166682 gene encoding mediator of RNA polymerase II transcription subunit 20a-like isoform X1 — protein sequence MTLKWVLHWQPNAGSTVNSQILSEVSQCVESINGVKEGRWRATLTFYKPHTREQSMVAEFPRDFLGILLPEQPNKYYFIIRGQRIVLEADSSIQTLMEKLQSYKTRVALHFDGFQYQLGDFQLRVGKVVPTHSENLRGIVMEVEYVPISSVEKARQIMEEFLDIWQEAVSKRSLPGHFMHMEPNFAEYGLTDHYTSQHTAVQYATVMAQLIATVQAVQSVRN from the exons ATGACACTCAAATG GGTTTTGCACTGGCAGCCAAACGCAGGAAGCACTGTGAACAGTCAAATCCTGAGCGAAGTCTCGCAGTGCGTCGAGAGCATCAATGGCGTCAAAGAAGGCCGCTGGAGAGCCACCCTCACCTTCTACAAACCCCACACCCGAG AACAGTCAATGGTGGCCGAGTTCCCGCGCGATTTTCTAGGGATTTTGCTACCGGAGCAGCCGAACAAGTACTACTTCATAATCCGAGGGCAGCGCATTGTGCTTGAGGCGGACTCGTCGATTCAGACTCTCATGGAGAAGCTTCAGTCTTACAAGACCCGTGTCGCGCTTCATTTCGAT GGCTTTCAGTACCAACTGGGTGACTTTCAGCTGAGAGTGGGAAAAGTTGTTCCTACTCACTCCGAGAATTTGAGAGGGATAGTAATGGAG GTAGAGTATGTTCCAATTTCCTCTGTGGAGAAAGCGAGGCAAATCATGGAAGAGTTCCTGGATATATGGCAAGAAGCTGTATCAAAAAGATCATTACCAGGACATTTTATGCATATGGAACCAAATTTTGCAGAGTATGGCCTCACAGACCACTATACTTCCCAACACACTGCTGTTCAATATGCTACGGTAATGGCTCAACTCATTGCAACAGTGCAAGCAGTGCAATCAGTGAGAAATTAG